ACGGGAGCAAATCCTGTCGGCTACCAAGATGCGGGCACATTCTCACTGCCACACTCTAATTGGACAGTGTTGTATTCAAAACGCCTTTACCGGTTTCAGGATTCAGTAAGCGCAGGTGTTGAACCCGATATAAAAATCGAGCTTGATTGGAACGCCTACCGAGCAGGTAAAGACAATCAACTTGACTGGGTTTTAAATGATATTAGAGCTCGGCATCAAATTAATTCGCACTAGTCATATCCCGCTCCAGTCCACTTGGCCCGGCGGGCTTTTTGGTTTTCCATACCCAGATCAGCCCGCGTGCATAGCCATCGCCTTTTACGCCGGTATGATCAAGCCCGTCCATGGTGTAGTTCAACAACGCCAGCCCTTGGTATTTGCGTGCAGCAAGTTGCTTTTGGAAGTGGATGATGGGGTCGCGAAAGGCGGGGTATTCGCTTGTGCCATAGGAAACGAACATACGCCCGTTTAAGGTTTTATGCTGTTTGGCGTAGTTATTATCCAGTGCGAAAAGCGCTTGGTTATCCCACTCCACGGCGGGACTCAGGGCGATGAACCCTGAGAAAAAATCAGGGGCTTGGTAGGCGGCGGTGATTGTGAATAGCCCGCCCAAAGAATTGCCCGCAATCACGCGATCCGTTTTTTCACCGCGATATTGGCGTTCGATCAGCGGGGCAACTTCGGTTTTAATAAATTCCAAAAATGCATTGGCTTTACCCGATTTTTCATCCATCGCAGTAAAGGTGTAATCCAGACGCCGCTCTTTGCTGTAATTCGCCGAGTCAGGGTACGACAGGCCCACCATAATAAATTCAGGCACTTGATTGTCGTAAATCAGGTTGCCATAGGTAGAGACAACCAGCGGCGTATCCCAATAGGCATCGAGGTAATACAGCACCGGGTATTTTTTATCGGGATGTGTTTTATAGCTGGACGGATACACCAGAACCAACTCGTGATCGCGCCCGGTATTTTTTGAATGGATGGAAATAATTTCGGTGTTGTGCAACACAAACTGTTTTGGTGTTTGCTGCGCTATGGCCAGCGGTACCAAGCCACACAACAGCAACACTGCCAGCACATATTGTTTATACATAGTTCACCTATCCATTCAGTTTGTTGTGCTCAATTAACGTTTGTTGTGCAGTTCCCAGGTTTCCATCTTTTTCTTTTCACTTTTACGCAACAATACATAAGTCGCACCAACCCAGCCGTGGCGTTTTTGTGCCGAGTGAAATGCCATGACTTCATCTAACTGCGGCAGCCAATGGGCAATACAACTTTTTAATTGTGCCGGCTGCTCACGCCCCTCACCTTTACCATGGGTAATTAAAGCGCAGCGAATATCGTTACTCATGCAATCTTTCACAAACTGAAATACCGCAGTGCGCGCTTGCTCAACCGTCATGTGATGCAAATCCAGTCGCGCATCGATTTGGTACTTACCCATACGCAAGCTGCGATAGACACCGTGTTGCACACCGTCGCGCTTGAACTCAATCACAGCGAGCGGATCAAGCGGTTCAATATATTCGCCAGAAAGAAAGTTTTTATCTTTGGCGAGTTCAGCCGTCGCGGCTTTGCGACGGGTTTCAATACTGGTTTTATCTGTATGCGGCGACGCAAGTACAACTTTTTCTTCAACCTTGATGGGTTTTACATCTTTCATTTGGGAGAGAAAGAAATCGGTATCGTTGCCTGAATTGTGGGTAGACATAAGCAGAGATCTGAACAGCCATTGAGGATATGGAATTGTAAAACAAAAGGCCGCCCTTGTGAGGCGACCTTTTGTTTTACGTATTACGCTGAGCGCGCGATTATGTACACACCCACTTATTTACCGCACCGCTATTGATTTGCGCGATTGGCAATCAGCTCATTTACTACGGCCGGATCAGCGAGGGTTGAGGTATCACCCAGTGAGTCCAGTTCATTGGCGGCGATTTTGCGCAAAATGCGGCGCATGATTTTGCCGGAGCGGGTTTTTGGCAGGCCAGGTGCCCATTGGATTACATCCGGACGGGCGATAGCGCCAATTTCTTTTACCACCAGGGCCAGCAATTCTTTTTTCAATTCATCGCTGGGCTGTTCGTCTGCCATCAGGGTTACATAGGCGTAGATGCCCTGACCTTTGATGTCGTGGGGGTAGCCAACTACCGCCGCTTCGGCAACCTTGTCGTGTAATACCAGCGCGCTTTCCACTTCAGCAGTGCCCATGCGGTGACCGGAAACGTTCAACACATCGTCCACACGACCGGTGATCCAATAATAACCATCGGCATCGCGACGGGCACCGTCGCCGGTGAAGTAGTAGCCAGGATAGGTGCTGTAGTAGGTATCGATGCAGCGTTGATGGTCGCCAAACACAGTGCGGATCTGGCTTGGCCATGCAGCTTTAATACAGAGGTTGCCCTCGCCTGCGCCGATCACTTCTTTGCCTTCCGCATCTAGCAACACAGGCTGCACACCAAAGAAAGGGACAGTGGCGGAGCCGGGTTTGAGGTCAATCGCGCCGGGCAATGGTGTCAGCATGTGAGCGCCGGTTTCGGTTTGCCACCAGGTATCCATAATCGGACAACGGCTGTCGCCGACGACACGGTAGTACCACTCCCAAGCTTCGGGGTTAATTGGCTCGCCCACGCTGCCGAGGATTTTCAGGCTGGCGCGCGAAGTTTTGGTGACGTAATCGTTGCCTGCGCCCATGAGTGCGCGAATCGCAGTGGGTGCGGTGTAGAAGCTGTTTACGCCGTGCTTGTCGATGACTTGCCAGCAGCGTGAAGCATCGGGATAAGTGGGCACACCTTCAAACATGAGGGTAGTCGCGCCGTTGGTGAGTGGGCCATAGACGATGTAGCTGTGACCGGTCACCCAACCTACGTCGGCGGTACACCAGTAAACGTCGCCTTCCTGATAATCGAACACGTACTTGTGGGTCATGGCCGCTTGCAGCAAGTAGCCGCCGGTGGTGTGCAATACGCCTTTGGGTTTGCCAGTTGAGCCGGAGGTGTAAAGGATAAAGAGTGGATCTTCGGCATCCATCACTGCTGGCTCACACTCTTTTGCCTGACGCTCAACCAGATCTTCGTACCAGAAATCGCGCTTTTCATCCCAGGCGATATCACCGCCGGTACGTTTTACCACGATACAGGTATGCACACCGGGGCATTGCGCCAGAGCGATGTCCGCATTCTTTTTCAGCGGGACGCGCTTGCCGCCACGCAGACCTTCGTCCGCCGTAATTACTACCTGACATTCTGCATCCTGAATGCGATCTTTCAATGCCTCGGGAGAGAATCCACCGAAGACGATGGAATGGATTGCACCGATACGGGTACAAGCGAGCATGGCGTAAGCCGCTTCGGGGATCATTGGCATATAGATGCACACGCGATCGCCCTTTTTCACACCGCGTTCACGCAATGCATTGGCAAGGCGACAGACCTGATCGTGCAGCTCTTGATAACTAATAAATTGGTCT
The nucleotide sequence above comes from Cellvibrio sp. PSBB023. Encoded proteins:
- a CDS encoding alpha/beta hydrolase, which translates into the protein MYKQYVLAVLLLCGLVPLAIAQQTPKQFVLHNTEIISIHSKNTGRDHELVLVYPSSYKTHPDKKYPVLYYLDAYWDTPLVVSTYGNLIYDNQVPEFIMVGLSYPDSANYSKERRLDYTFTAMDEKSGKANAFLEFIKTEVAPLIERQYRGEKTDRVIAGNSLGGLFTITAAYQAPDFFSGFIALSPAVEWDNQALFALDNNYAKQHKTLNGRMFVSYGTSEYPAFRDPIIHFQKQLAARKYQGLALLNYTMDGLDHTGVKGDGYARGLIWVWKTKKPAGPSGLERDMTSAN
- the acs gene encoding acetate--CoA ligase; protein product: MSEVNLYPVPESFKSKAAINLARYKSMYEQSVNSPDIFWAEQAKAFLTWQQPWSQVTKSDLRKGEVKWFIDGKLNVSVNCIDRHLPARAKQTAIIWEGDDPSEDQFISYQELHDQVCRLANALRERGVKKGDRVCIYMPMIPEAAYAMLACTRIGAIHSIVFGGFSPEALKDRIQDAECQVVITADEGLRGGKRVPLKKNADIALAQCPGVHTCIVVKRTGGDIAWDEKRDFWYEDLVERQAKECEPAVMDAEDPLFILYTSGSTGKPKGVLHTTGGYLLQAAMTHKYVFDYQEGDVYWCTADVGWVTGHSYIVYGPLTNGATTLMFEGVPTYPDASRCWQVIDKHGVNSFYTAPTAIRALMGAGNDYVTKTSRASLKILGSVGEPINPEAWEWYYRVVGDSRCPIMDTWWQTETGAHMLTPLPGAIDLKPGSATVPFFGVQPVLLDAEGKEVIGAGEGNLCIKAAWPSQIRTVFGDHQRCIDTYYSTYPGYYFTGDGARRDADGYYWITGRVDDVLNVSGHRMGTAEVESALVLHDKVAEAAVVGYPHDIKGQGIYAYVTLMADEQPSDELKKELLALVVKEIGAIARPDVIQWAPGLPKTRSGKIMRRILRKIAANELDSLGDTSTLADPAVVNELIANRANQ
- the smrA gene encoding DNA endonuclease SmrA, which gives rise to MSTHNSGNDTDFFLSQMKDVKPIKVEEKVVLASPHTDKTSIETRRKAATAELAKDKNFLSGEYIEPLDPLAVIEFKRDGVQHGVYRSLRMGKYQIDARLDLHHMTVEQARTAVFQFVKDCMSNDIRCALITHGKGEGREQPAQLKSCIAHWLPQLDEVMAFHSAQKRHGWVGATYVLLRKSEKKKMETWELHNKR